A single window of Candidatus Neptunochlamydia vexilliferae DNA harbors:
- a CDS encoding magnesium transporter CorA family protein, producing the protein MITIYDKGEHDEEFIEIPEPKQGCWIHVEEATTNDINQISKLIDLDYTDMYDALDRYEIPRVEREDKNVLIFTRHPIDPEAGLYTTTFTIILTKDYFITICPQKSQIISNLISQKPKFSPSQKSKFLIYILLKITQEYTLQIKKIRTNVLKQEKKTSLVDSKDITNLTSYEEVLNQYLSSLVPMRGVLESITSGRYTILYEKDQDLLEDLLHASIQSEDLCSINLRSIRSLRDSYQIIFTNQLNKTIKLLTALTIILSIPTMVASLYGMNVGLPIAEMKHAFSIIMIFIVILSIFSLIIFQRKKWL; encoded by the coding sequence ATGATAACCATCTATGATAAGGGAGAGCACGACGAAGAGTTCATTGAAATCCCTGAGCCTAAACAGGGATGCTGGATTCATGTCGAAGAAGCGACCACCAATGACATCAACCAGATCAGTAAGCTGATCGACCTCGATTATACCGACATGTATGACGCTCTTGATCGGTACGAAATCCCCCGTGTTGAAAGAGAAGACAAAAATGTCCTTATCTTCACCCGCCACCCCATCGATCCCGAAGCAGGGCTCTACACCACCACCTTCACCATCATCCTGACCAAAGATTACTTCATCACCATCTGCCCCCAAAAAAGTCAGATCATTAGCAACCTCATCTCCCAAAAGCCCAAGTTTAGCCCCTCCCAAAAGTCAAAGTTTCTGATCTACATCCTTCTCAAGATCACCCAAGAGTATACTCTTCAGATTAAAAAGATCCGAACCAACGTCCTCAAACAAGAAAAAAAGACCTCCCTTGTCGATAGCAAGGACATTACCAACCTGACAAGCTACGAAGAGGTTTTGAACCAGTACCTTTCCTCCCTTGTTCCGATGCGGGGAGTGCTCGAGTCGATCACCTCAGGTCGCTACACCATCCTCTACGAAAAGGACCAAGACCTTCTCGAAGATCTCCTCCACGCCAGCATCCAGTCCGAAGACCTCTGCTCGATCAATCTGCGGAGTATCCGCAGCCTACGCGACTCTTACCAGATTATCTTTACCAACCAGCTAAACAAAACGATCAAGCTCCTCACCGCGCTGACCATCATCTTGAGCATCCCCACGATGGTCGCCTCCCTCTACGGGATGAACGTCGGCCTCCCCATTGCCGAGATGAAACACGCCTTTTCGATCATCATGATCTTCATCGTGATTTTATCGATTTTCTCTTTGATTATTTTCCAACGGAAAAAGTGGCTATAG